One segment of Triticum aestivum cultivar Chinese Spring chromosome 2A, IWGSC CS RefSeq v2.1, whole genome shotgun sequence DNA contains the following:
- the LOC123188805 gene encoding uncharacterized protein isoform X1, producing the protein MGSRIATATALDLHRHNRQRLPGPFSRKDAVPLHGRQAMQPDGARKRAATWSSNRSWLRATGPTRHRPVFREWIQRAEPADARCGHSILGMRRGVSGALAAPGRTSASARDATESPALSLLAALSLRPSCSCPALHSLQQRIALPSPRNTLPPPCLPSSIGHPRLGHKRPALPFSWPVHTPKPFHASRPRCRRHANLKEGTYNCKSYYKVQTSVLEQGLRYGQAVVEIGICRWRQRGGGNFNDDVWWLRRWCV; encoded by the exons ATGGGGTCTCGGATTGCAACGGCGACTGCGTTGGATTTACACCGACACAACAGACAGCGCCTCCCTGGTCCGTTCAGTCGCAAGGACGCCGTTCCGTTGCACGGACGGCAAGCGATGCAACCGGATGGGGCACGGAAGCGAGCGGCAACGTGGAGCAGTAACAGATCGTGGCTGCGGGCGACGGGGCCGACACGCCATCGTCCTGTCTTCCGTGAGTGGATCCAGCGTGCGGAACCAGCGGACGCGCGATGCGGGCACTCGATCCTCGGGATGCGGCGTGGAGTTTCCGGCGCTCTCGCTGCTCCCGGCCGCACTAGCGCCTCCGCGCGGGATGCGACGGAGTCTCCGGCGCTCTCCCTGCTCGCTGCTCTATCGCTTCGCCCATCATGCAGCTGCCCCGCACTCCACTCCCTCCAACAGCGCATAGCACTGCCCTCTCCTAGAAACACTCTGCCACCTCCTTGCCTACCCTCCTCCATTGGCCATCCACGTCTTGGCCACAAGCGCCCTGCCCTGCCGTTTTCCTGGCCTGTCCACACACCTAAGCCCTTCCACGCTTCACGCCCACGGTGCCGGAGACACGCTAACCTG AAAGAAGGTACATATAATTGCAAATCTTACTACAAAGTGCAAACGAGTGTATTGGAGCAAGGTCTTAGATATGGA CAGGCGGTGGTAGAGATTGGCATTTGCCGGtggcgacaacgaggaggaggcaACTTCAATGATGACGTATGGTGGCTGCGGCGGTGGTGTGTGTGA
- the LOC123188805 gene encoding uncharacterized protein isoform X2 — protein MGSRIATATALDLHRHNRQRLPGPFSRKDAVPLHGRQAMQPDGARKRAATWSSNRSWLRATGPTRHRPVFREWIQRAEPADARCGHSILGMRRGVSGALAAPGRTSASARDATESPALSLLAALSLRPSCSCPALHSLQQRIALPSPRNTLPPPCLPSSIGHPRLGHKRPALPFSWPVHTPKPFHASRPRCRRHANLKEGTYNCKSYYKVQTSVLEQGLRYGAVVEIGICRWRQRGGGNFNDDVWWLRRWCV, from the exons ATGGGGTCTCGGATTGCAACGGCGACTGCGTTGGATTTACACCGACACAACAGACAGCGCCTCCCTGGTCCGTTCAGTCGCAAGGACGCCGTTCCGTTGCACGGACGGCAAGCGATGCAACCGGATGGGGCACGGAAGCGAGCGGCAACGTGGAGCAGTAACAGATCGTGGCTGCGGGCGACGGGGCCGACACGCCATCGTCCTGTCTTCCGTGAGTGGATCCAGCGTGCGGAACCAGCGGACGCGCGATGCGGGCACTCGATCCTCGGGATGCGGCGTGGAGTTTCCGGCGCTCTCGCTGCTCCCGGCCGCACTAGCGCCTCCGCGCGGGATGCGACGGAGTCTCCGGCGCTCTCCCTGCTCGCTGCTCTATCGCTTCGCCCATCATGCAGCTGCCCCGCACTCCACTCCCTCCAACAGCGCATAGCACTGCCCTCTCCTAGAAACACTCTGCCACCTCCTTGCCTACCCTCCTCCATTGGCCATCCACGTCTTGGCCACAAGCGCCCTGCCCTGCCGTTTTCCTGGCCTGTCCACACACCTAAGCCCTTCCACGCTTCACGCCCACGGTGCCGGAGACACGCTAACCTG AAAGAAGGTACATATAATTGCAAATCTTACTACAAAGTGCAAACGAGTGTATTGGAGCAAGGTCTTAGATATGGA GCGGTGGTAGAGATTGGCATTTGCCGGtggcgacaacgaggaggaggcaACTTCAATGATGACGTATGGTGGCTGCGGCGGTGGTGTGTGTGA
- the LOC123188805 gene encoding uncharacterized protein isoform X3, translated as MGSRIATATALDLHRHNRQRLPGPFSRKDAVPLHGRQAMQPDGARKRAATWSSNRSWLRATGPTRHRPVFREWIQRAEPADARCGHSILGMRRGVSGALAAPGRTSASARDATESPALSLLAALSLRPSCSCPALHSLQQRIALPSPRNTLPPPCLPSSIGHPRLGHKRPALPFSWPVHTPKPFHASRPRCRRHANLKEAGGGRDWHLPVATTRRRQLQ; from the exons ATGGGGTCTCGGATTGCAACGGCGACTGCGTTGGATTTACACCGACACAACAGACAGCGCCTCCCTGGTCCGTTCAGTCGCAAGGACGCCGTTCCGTTGCACGGACGGCAAGCGATGCAACCGGATGGGGCACGGAAGCGAGCGGCAACGTGGAGCAGTAACAGATCGTGGCTGCGGGCGACGGGGCCGACACGCCATCGTCCTGTCTTCCGTGAGTGGATCCAGCGTGCGGAACCAGCGGACGCGCGATGCGGGCACTCGATCCTCGGGATGCGGCGTGGAGTTTCCGGCGCTCTCGCTGCTCCCGGCCGCACTAGCGCCTCCGCGCGGGATGCGACGGAGTCTCCGGCGCTCTCCCTGCTCGCTGCTCTATCGCTTCGCCCATCATGCAGCTGCCCCGCACTCCACTCCCTCCAACAGCGCATAGCACTGCCCTCTCCTAGAAACACTCTGCCACCTCCTTGCCTACCCTCCTCCATTGGCCATCCACGTCTTGGCCACAAGCGCCCTGCCCTGCCGTTTTCCTGGCCTGTCCACACACCTAAGCCCTTCCACGCTTCACGCCCACGGTGCCGGAGACACGCTAACCTG AAAGAAG CAGGCGGTGGTAGAGATTGGCATTTGCCGGtggcgacaacgaggaggaggcaACTTCAATGA